CGTCGCGCGGCCCGCAGCCGACGGCTCTGCAACCCTGAACGGCGCGGACGGCGCTCCGCTGCGCGCCGGGAAGGCGTGGGCGAACCTGGCCGGCGCCTATGTGCCGGGCACGGACGGCAAGGACAGCCGCCATCCGCTGGTCAAGGGCCACGCCCCCCGCAGCGCCGACGAGCTCGCCGTGGACAGCGGCACCGCCGCCGCAGGCGGGTTCGCCGTCGGCGACACGGTCACGCTGGCCACCGACGGCCCGGTCATGAAGAAGCGGCTCGTGGGCATCGTCACCACCCAGGACACGCGGGTGACCGCGGGCGGCACCCTCGCCCTGTTCGACAAGGCGACCGCCCAGCAGCTGTTCGCGTCCGCGGGCCGGTACACCTCGATCGACCTGTCCGCGACGCCCGGCACCGACCGGTCCACGCTCTTCGATCGGGTCACCGCCGCGCTCCCGGCCGACCGGGCCGAGGCCGTCAGCGGCGCAGCCCAGGCCACCCAGCAGGCCACGTACCTCGACACGCTGACCCGGGGCTACCAGAAGATGCCGATGATCTTCGCCGGGGTCTCGCTGTTCATCGGCTCGTTCCTCATCGTCAACACCTTCACCATGCTCGTCTCCCGGCGTACCCGGGAGATCGCGCTGCTGCGGGCGATCGGCTCCTCACGCCGCCAGGTGGTCCGCTCCATCCTCTGGGAGGCCGTCCTGGTCGGCCTCGCCGCGTCGGCGGCGGGCTTCCTGCTCGGCCTCGGCATCGCCTCCGTACTGCCCGACATCCTGAGCACCTCGCAGGACACCCTGCCCCGCGGCCCCCTGGTGATCGGTCCGCTCCCCGTCGCTGCGGCGCTCGGTGTGGGCGTGGGCGTCACGGTGCTCGCCGCGTGGCTGCCGTCCCGCAAGGCGGCGAGGGTCGCGCCCATCGAGGCGCTGCGCTCGGCGGAGCAGCCGCCCACCGCCACCGCATCCCGGGTCCGCGGTGCGGTGGGGCTGGTCCTGCTCGCCGTCGGCGCCGGGCTGCTGGTGTCGCTCATGGGGGCGAAGGACGCCTCCGTGGAGAACCTGCAGAACGCGATGTCCGGCTGCGCCCTCGTCGTCGTGGCCATGATCGTGCTGGCGCCGCTCCTCGCCGCCCCCGTGATCCGGCTGAGCGGACGACTGACCGGCCGCTTCGGGATCACCGGCCACCTCGCCCGCGAGAACGCGCTGCGTGACCCGCGGCGCACGGCTGCCACCGCATCCGCCCTGATGATCAGTACGGCGCTGGTCGCCGGGCTCGCCGTCATCGGCAACTCCAGCGGGCAGGCCCTCGACCGGCAGGCCGCGGCCGGCCTCGGCGCCGACTACGTGATCAGCAGCCGTACGACGATGACCTCCATCGAACCGGCCGCCGAGAAGCGGGTGGCCGACACCCCCGGGGTGAAGACGGCGGCCGCCGTCGCGGACTCCGTCGTGTTCACCGTGGGCGGCGGTGTCCAGGGGATCGCCGGCGTCGACCCCCGCGCCGTGAACGCCGTCATGAAGCTCGACTTCCTGAGCGGCTCGCTGAAGGACCTCGGACCGGGCCGGATCGCCGTCTCCGGCACCACCGCCCGCGAACAGCACCTGAGCACCGGCAGCCGGCTCGACG
The Streptomyces sp. NBC_01296 DNA segment above includes these coding regions:
- a CDS encoding ABC transporter permease; protein product: MLRTALRNVLAYKARLVMTVLAVCLGVAFVCGTLVFAESSAAAYRAAASKNFADIAVTVTPKDSPPGAADDEPGALGDALVRKLADVPGVAVARPAADGSATLNGADGAPLRAGKAWANLAGAYVPGTDGKDSRHPLVKGHAPRSADELAVDSGTAAAGGFAVGDTVTLATDGPVMKKRLVGIVTTQDTRVTAGGTLALFDKATAQQLFASAGRYTSIDLSATPGTDRSTLFDRVTAALPADRAEAVSGAAQATQQATYLDTLTRGYQKMPMIFAGVSLFIGSFLIVNTFTMLVSRRTREIALLRAIGSSRRQVVRSILWEAVLVGLAASAAGFLLGLGIASVLPDILSTSQDTLPRGPLVIGPLPVAAALGVGVGVTVLAAWLPSRKAARVAPIEALRSAEQPPTATASRVRGAVGLVLLAVGAGLLVSLMGAKDASVENLQNAMSGCALVVVAMIVLAPLLAAPVIRLSGRLTGRFGITGHLARENALRDPRRTAATASALMISTALVAGLAVIGNSSGQALDRQAAAGLGADYVISSRTTMTSIEPAAEKRVADTPGVKTAAAVADSVVFTVGGGVQGIAGVDPRAVNAVMKLDFLSGSLKDLGPGRIAVSGTTAREQHLSTGSRLDARIGRSQELEQYTVVGVYEDNPTAGEVLGDRTEVQQHSFMPGTIQRILVRTGSGAVSAATEDRLRTAVGNSPLVQVKDRKELVEEAAGSLGNLLTLMYGLLAIGAVISALGIVNTLAMSVSERTREIGVLRAIGMDRSGIRRMIRLESVTVAAFGTLPGLAGGLFGAWTVGALANGAMAQYSLALPWGTLLLVCLLSLTIGAIAAAVPARRAAALSPLEAVGEM